A single window of Triticum urartu cultivar G1812 unplaced genomic scaffold, Tu2.1 TuUngrouped_contig_5866, whole genome shotgun sequence DNA harbors:
- the LOC125529809 gene encoding uncharacterized protein LOC125529809: MGKKCSTCGKTYKNKRAFNGHKMKCKSPKNPEQNAAGQEEASSSVGDRKDLLNFHIERRPRSSRGAVKEMDGGNEVFPSEAEIDAAEGLSLLQYRCGKDTSSDNEPGIDYSGVESAADNSDAVQEDNPCLPLILGKLNKIISDRNSASVNLCGGAEKCGNEALSLEETGLIHNDDVMRIYVDSQRLVDCPENSVVVEPKRPKLDLKVSDSSDNPASDGAQGGNNDASRSGTPKLKQTSLTEPMATEADREQEQKSDVLEAPLPLATTSVDQSGTDSPGDESAADTSDEVRDSMVVLQVAQGLLDLRNCTDR, from the coding sequence ATGGGAAAGAAGTGCAGCACCTGCGGCAAGACCTACAAAAATAAACGTGCTTTTAATGGCCACAAGATGAAATGCAAGTCCCCCAAGAATCCTGAGCAAAATGCTGCAGGACAGGAAGAGGCTTCAAGCAGTGTCGGCGATAGGAAAGATCTGCTTAATTTTCATATAGAAAGGCGGCCACGGAGCAGCCGGGGTGCAGTGAAGGAGATGGATGGTGGAAATGAAGTCTTTCCGTCAGAAGCGGAGATAGATGCTGCAGAGGGGCTTAGTCTTCTCCAGTACCGATGTGGCAAGGATACATCTTCTGATAATGAACCGGGAATTGATTATTCAGGGGTTGAATCAGCTGCTGATAATTCTGATGCAGTGCAAGAGGACAACCCGTGTCTTCCGTTGATTTTGGGTAAACTCAATAAGATAATATCTGATAGAAACTCAGCTTCTGTGAATCTCTGTGGAGGCGCTGAAAAATGTGGAAATGAAGCCCTTTCTTTAGAAGAGACGGGATTGATTCACAATGATGATGTGATGAGGATCTATGTGGACAGTCAAAGGCTGGTTGATTGTCCTGAAAATTCTGTTGTGGTTGAGCCAAAACGGCCCAAGCTTGATCTCAAGGTTTCTGACAGCAGTGACAACCCAGCTTCTGATGGTGCTCAAGGTGGCAACAATGATGCGTCGAGGTCTGGCACGCCGAAGCTGAAACAGACATCTCTGACGGAGCCAATGGCCACAGAGGCGGATCGGGAACAAGAACAGAAGTCAGATGTCTTAGAGGCTCCCCTGCCTCTCGCTACAACCTCTGTTGACCAATCAGGAACTGACAGTCCAGGTGACGAATCAGCTGCTGATACTTCAGATGAGGTGCGGGATTCCATGGTGGTGCTGCAGGTCGCACAAGGTCTCCTGGATCTAAGAAACTGCACAGATCGATGA